In Macaca mulatta isolate MMU2019108-1 chromosome 16, T2T-MMU8v2.0, whole genome shotgun sequence, the sequence TTCTTTCTTCACCCCCACATCCCTAGACTATGCCTGGAGCACCGCCCCTTGTATCAGTCATGGAGCAGCTGAGCTGGAAGAGAACTTGGGGACATCTGATGAACCCTCCAACTGtgcagacagggaaactgagacccagagacaAGGAGGAACACTGGGTTAGCAGCAGGGCAGGGCTAGAACCCACGGTTCACTGGACTTCTGTTGGATAAGTCAGAAGGTGGGGTCTGGTCTGGAGAAGGCCTCGGGAGTGAAGCCCCCTTCCTCCTTGCTCAGACGCCCAGCCCAGTGCCTTGGCCTTTCCTCCAGGATCCCCTCGTGTGAGTAGGGGATGCTGGGGAGATGTGGGGAAGTGGTGCAGGATgggagaggctggaggaggtgcTGGGTCTGAAGGGGTAGGGGaaggggccgggggtgggggacaggaggATGGTGGAGACCTGACCCAGCTTTCACTCACCCACAAGCACAGAGACCAGGAGTCCACTGATCCGCTGCTCTTTGACCTCCTGGATCTGGGCTGCAGCCCCTGGGGTGCTGGCTTTGCCCATGACAGTGAGAGCGTTGGCATGGGTGACGGAACGCACAGTGGTGGCACTGAGCCAGGGCATCCCAAAGAGGGCAGCCACCCCGCCCATGCCCACTACCAGCAGCAGGTCCAGGTGGAAGCCGGAGCCCTTGACCATCTTGCGCTCGGGTTTGCTGACAATCAGCCTGCGGTAGGGGAAGGCGAGGGGTAAGCAGGGTTCTCCCCTGCCTCTTCCACCTACCCTTCCTTCTCCATATTTGGTGTCCTTGTAGCTCAGTTTTGTCTTTTGTGCCCCTCCCTCTCTGAGTTCCTTGCTCCCCTCCCTCCCGCCCCATCTTGAGAATCCAGACTCTTAAGAGCAGAAATGTCTTCACAACATTCAAGGCTGATTCCCAGGCAATGAAGCTTCAGCTTCAGGGAGCTTTGCTTGTACCCGCCTCTCCAAGATCCAGCACCTAACTTTATAGttgtcattttgcatttttttctttttctttctttttgtagagtcttgctctgtcacccaggctggagtgcagtggtgtgatcttggctcactgcaacctccgcctccagggttcaaatgattctcctgtttcagcctcccgaggtgctgggactacaggcgcgcaccaccacacccagctaatttttgtatttttagtagaaatggggtttcactatattagccaggctggtctcaaactactgacttTGTGATccccctgtcttggcctcccaaagtgctacgattatagatgtgagccacttcgcctagcgttttttttttttgtttgttttttgtttttttttttttagatgaagtttcactctcgttgcccaagttggagtgcaatggtgagatcttggctcactgcaacctctgcctcccgggttcaagcgattctcctgcctcagcctcccgagtagctgggattataggctcatgcctggctaatttttttgtatttttagtagaaacagggtttcaccgtgttagccaagctggtctcaaactcttgacctcaggtgatccgcccgcctcgacttcccaaagtgctgggattacaggcgtgagccactgtgccgggccacattttttttttttcttaaaaagagctCTCCAAATTATACAACCTCAGGTCCCACAAAACCTGGAACTTCCCCTGGCTTTTCACTATTCCTGCTAGTCGGGAGGGCCACACACCCACAGGGACTAGCTTGCAGTCCTGGGTCTCTTGCCTGCCTGGGAGAATGCCAGGGAAAGGtccctgccctccaccctccCAGGCCCAGCCCCCACCCTGTCTCTCACGTGGTGATCTGAGACTCCAGGAATATGAGGATGAAGACCAGCAGAGCAGGCAGGGCGGAGGCAAACATCATCCAGATGGGAAAGTGGGAACGCAAGCCCAGTGGGTGGATGATCCAGCCCCGGGCTGAGGAGTTGGACACCTTGAAGCCATCAGGCACTGAGAGTTTCTGCGGGAGGGGGTAGCAGGTAGGAATGCCAAGGGCAGGAGGATGGGGAagggtgggagcaggaggagccaGGGTCAGGTCCTGGGGGTCGGGCAGTTAGGTTGGCAGCACTCGGGAACTTACTTATATTGAGCACTTGTTCTGTACCTAATCATTACACTAACCCCTTTACATCCATCTGCTCATTCCCCACTTTATCgatgaggaaagagaatcagAGAGGTTATGTAGCTTGCCCCACATCACACAGCTATttgatggcagagctgggattcatgCCTAGATCTGCTTGACTCCAAAGAATACCTATTCCTACTGCTCTGGGTTAAGGAATGAAGGTAGAAACCTGGCCCAGCCCCTTGCTTTGGCCACAGGGGTCCTCTGGGGCTGTGAGAAGCACAAGGGACTCCCAGAGGAGGCATGGATGGGATAGAGGTAGTCCCAGCTGGCTTCAGGTTGGGGAAAGCTATTCTAGGGAAGGGGCATGCTAGGGGGTGGAAATGAGGACCTGGGGGGTATCATGGTctgaggggtgggaggaggggtcaCCTGGGTATAGGTTTCCTCAATGAAGAAATCCACCAGGACCATGATCAGGATGGAGATGGGGACCCCAAAGTCCCCGATGACCCGACGAAGCTGGGGACAGGTGAAAGGACCAGTGGTCAGTGCCCAATCACTCCCCACCTCCTGCCACCCTCCTGCCCTATATTCACCCAGGGGACCTACTCTTCCAGGGGATCCATCAGCATCTAATGCCCTGTCCTGCACCTCAGCTATGTctgcctcctttctttttccctcagCAGTTCTCAGGCTGGGCATGCCACAAAAGTGGGAGGAACTTCCCCTCAGTGAAACCCTAGGTAAGGATGGGGTCAGGGGAGGTTGGAATTGGGAATGGGAATCTGAAAAAGAAGGGAAGCTAAGGGCACTGGGGAATTTGGAGTCGGGGGCTTTGGGCTGGGATAGGGCAGTGTTGGTAAGGACAGGTGAGGAGGGTGTGCTGACCTTGCCAGGGAAGTAGGAGCTGTTCTTGAACTTTCGCAGCATCACGGCAAAGAAGAAAGTACCAGCCATGAGCACAAGGGAGAGGAGGGCTGTGTTGGGCAGGGGGCCCTGAGGTTTGGGCACCATCAACACATTGTGGTCATAAGTCTTCTGCAGTGGGTGGTCCTGGAAGATCTGCAGCAGAAAACCAAGGCATTCTTTTCCCTCCCAGCCTTGGCTTGGGCTGGAAAGTACCACCAGCTAACTCTACCCAGCACTACCATCCATGCATCCAGTCATCTATtaattcatcatccatccatttatccacccattcatcattcatccatccattattCATTGATCTTCCATTgattattcatccatccattcattatccatctacccatccatccacctacctatcatctatccatccacccatttatccatccattcatccatgcatccatccattatccatctattcatccatccatccatctatcttcTTCCTCAATTGACATGGAAACAGAGGATAAATGGGATTCTACAGCTTGGTTTTCAGGAATGAAGATGCCCAGGTTTGGGCAGGGAGGGCCATGGAAGGCAATGCATGTATGTGtgagcacacatgcacacccaggACCTGGGAGACATGAGAAGGCTAGAGGTCAGGAAACAAGGGTCAGGGAAGTTTCCAACAAGGGGTTAAAAGACCTGGACACAGAAAGACCCTCCATCCGACAGAACCAGGGGACAACACATAGGGCCCACCTTTCTTCCATATAAAATGCAGGTGCAGATGCAAGCAGAGCTTAAGATGACAGGAGgcaagccaaggtgggtgggcaCTCTATCCACAAGCCCTGCAGCTCTTGGGGACAAGCgcaggggagggagtgggggactTCAGAGGCTCCAGAGTCCCCCCTGTTCTCACTGTGCATGCACTTTCACATGCTCAGTGTCACGCCCATACTTACCCATTGCTCACATCATGTGTGGTCATGAACTGGACATGTGCACGCAGAGGCaccttctcatgcctcagcaaGAATGCTTGCCACAGGCAGCAGCAGGTGCCAGCACATACGTGGTCACAGTCAACACAGCTGCACAGTCCGCAGATGTGTGACTACACAGGCACAGACACATATATTGCCGCAGTCATATGCACAGTCACATGGTTGTGTACACAGGTGAAAGCAAAGCCACACAAATGCTGCACAGACACATGTGTGAGGACACAATggctcagtctttttttttttttgagacagagttttgctctgttgcccaggctggagtgcagtggcccaatttcggctcgctgcaacgtccacctcccgggttcaagcgattctcctgcctcagcctcccgagtagctgggattacaggtgcatgccaccacacctggctgatttttgtatttttaatagagatggggtttcactatgttggccaggctggtctcaaactcctgccctcgggtgatccacccacctcagcctcccaaagttctgggattataggcgtgaaccctCGCGCCCGGTCAGGGTCTCGGTCTTATACACAACCTCCCGTGTGCATTAATATCCCCATAGGCCCCCACCTTGATCAGCTTGGAGAAGGTCTCATAGATGAAGATGAGGGAGATGAGGAAGGAGAAGATCTCCTGGGTATAGCGGGAGATGAAGCGGACCAGGAAGCTACCCTCAAAggccaccaccagcaccaccagcaGGATGAGCCAGAAGCCGATCCACACACGGCCCACGATGTACTCTAGACCGTTGCTCTCACAGAACTGCAGGGTGGTCAGAAGAATTCGGTCAGACAAAGAGGGCCTTGGGGCAAGGCACCGTGCATCAGGCAGGTGGGGCGGGGGACATGACAGGGTCAGGTCAGTGGGGCAAGGACAGAGCTACCGAGAAGAAGGCTTCTTCAAACACCAGCAGGGGTCCTGAGAAGCCAACCACAAGCAGGGGCTGAGCCCCCAGGAGGGCGAAGAGAATGCCCTGCACTGCCGTGGAGATCAGCAGCTCCGACACTCCCATCTGGTTCCCGGTCTTTTCTCCTGTGGGTAGAGGTCACAGTGGGCTCAAGGTCAGATCATTTCCAGGGGCCCATAGAGCAAGTCATGGGCAGGCTGATGCAGGGGTCTGGAGGGTCAGAAAGAGTCAGAAGTTGGGGCTAAGACAGAGGCCAGAGGATCAGAGGCGAGAGTTAGGGAGACAGGTATTGGCACTGACCCAGGAGGCCACCGAATGTGATGGCGGGTGACAGGGCAGCAAAGTAGATGAAGATGACAGCAGCCAGGACCTGGGGGCTGAACGCATCTGTGATGTCACTCAGGTAATAGGGGTAGCGGCGCCGGATGTCACGCACCAGGCCCCCGAAAAGCTGGCCTGTCTGCTGCAGAGGATCGTCTGGGCCCCCGGGGCCCCCTAGGCCCCCATTTAAGTCTGTGGTGGAGGATAAGAGCATGGTCAGAAGGAGCAGCTGGAGGTGAGGGGAAAGGGGACTGGAGGGTGTAGGGGAGATTGTCTGATGGGAATGGGGTGGCCAAGAAGGCTGGGAAATGTGGGCATAGGGAGCAGTGAGAGGGGACATGTGATGGGAGACAGAGGCTACGCTGAGGTGTCTGGGAGTTGGTGGGGGCACAAAAAGCCTCGGCTGGGAAGGGCAGGTACCTAGGCCCTTGTAGAAGCTGGAGTCTGGCTTGGCAGGGCTGGGCTGGTAGCGTCTTCGAAGCAGCTCCCTCTGCACAGGTACCAGACTGAGCAGTGCCTGCTCGGAGGGGGCATCAGTGGGAGGCAGCACTAGGCTGCAGTCCAGGAAGCCCTTCAGGGAGCGCAGCAGCTCCTCTCGGCTCTGAGCCATGTAGGCATGTATACGGAACACCTAGGGGTAGGAGACAGGGTCAGGGCTGTCTGGACCTGCGGAGGGAAAGGACCCAGGAGTCTGAAGTCAGGGCCTCCAGGGACCAGAACCCCCTCAGGCAGCAGCTCCCATTGCAAGGAACTGCTTTTCCTGCCCACTCCCACCCCTTCTCTCTACTAAGAAAGGGCTCTGGGGAGACAGACATGGGCCCCGggtggggaaaggagaaggaactAAAGCTAACCTGGTGGGTTAAGCAGACTAGACGAAACTAGAGCTAACTAAGCCCGACCAAGCCAGACCTGACCAGGTGGAACCAGGTCAGAGCGGGCTGGACTAGACTAAGCCAGGCCAAAGCCAACCAGATGAGACCAGGCCAGAGCAGGCAGAGCTGGGCCAGACGGCACACACCCGACTGCCCCCGTCAGGTAGCACAGCAGCAGCTGGATTAGGCTGAATGGGTCAAACCAGTGAACCTAAAGTAACCCAGGCCAGGTTGGAGAGTGGGCCTCAGCCACCACCCAGCTCCCAGGCtcctccagcccagccctctCCAGCCCTTCCTCACCCTCTCTGACATGAGGGTGGCAGCGGCCCGGCCGAGCTGTGTGCAATCCATGTGGAGGTCGTCAGGTCCCAGCAATACAAAGAGGAAGCGCACAGGCACGGGCTGCTCCACTGCCTCCAGCTCCGCTGCCTCCTGCAGCCTCACGAAGCCCAGCACTGGCTGCTCCAGGAAGGCGGCTCGGCCTGTTAGGGGACCAGAAGATCAGGCCAGGCCGAGGAGCCCAGGGTGGGTGTGCTGAAGAGGTGGGGCTGCGGGGGTCCAGGCTGAGGGAAAGACAGGCTGAACCAGGACACAAGGGGTGTGGAGGGCTGAGGGTAGAGACGCCTGTTCTTACCTACTAGCACCAGCGTGGCCTCTGAATCCGGGGGAATCTTTTCCAGAATTCCAGATGGTGAGTGTCCTTCTGTGCCCCCATCTCCCTGTGGGAAGGAGGGTGGTGACAGGAGTCCTCGGGCCACTCTGACCGGAGAGACCTGAGCATCCaccctttcctccccttcccatTCTCACTTCCCACCATGTTCAGTTTGGGGGCTTCCCAACTCTCCTGGCACACCCCGGTTGCAGGAGTGCTTCTGGTCCCCTGCTTGTGGTGGGTTTTTCAGGACCCCTGCTGGCGTTTGAGGAAGCTCTCTCCGTGCCCCACCCTGGCCCTGACCATGTGACTGACGCACCTGCTCACAGAAGAGCTGTGTCTCCAGTGAGGAGTGTTGAGAGAGCAGAGGCTCCCCAGAGCGCGTCAGGACCGCAGGCTTCACACCCCCCAGGGCCTCCAGCTCTCCGGCATGGCTGCAGGGCGTACAGGGGACACGGGCTGAGTAAGCTGTTCAGGCCGAGCTATCAGTGGTGGGAGGGATCAAGGGCCAACATCAAGGGACTGGGGTAGACATCAAGGGTAGACATCTGGGACTTCTCAGACCAGACCAGAGAGACCCTGGGATGGAAGGAGAATCAGAGCCTCCTCTTCAAGTACCTTGTAGATGTAAGTGGGTGGCCTCTGGAATGACGAGGCAGGATCAAAAGAGTGGCTAGAGAAAAGGGCCTTGCAGGTCTGCCCTCCTGGGGACCAGCAGTCCCCAACTCTGAGCATAGGACATGGCCACCCCTTTCAAGGTGTCAGAGATGGGAGCCTTAGTGGAGGAAAGTGAGCCCTTGCCTGGTGAGGGTAGGGCCACCTGGATCCCTGGGGAGAACTTGGGGCAAGTGGGCTGGGGAAGTGGGCCCGCTGAATATGGAATCTAGGCCCTGGCAGGCAGGGGCACCTGTGTTTGAGCAGCAGGACCCGGAGCAGCTCCTCTCGGTCCTGAGGCCGGATCTGGTCCTCAAAGATAAACCTGTCTAGCAGTTGATTGGCCACTCCAGCCAGGGAGGTCTCTTGCAGGTCCAGGAGGACGGTACCTGGAGGCAGTGGAGGAGTGAGCTGGGAGGCTGGACCATAGCCCCACACAACAAGTCTCACCTGCAGGGGGCCCAGAAGGACCCAGGAGGCTCACCCTTGGTGAAGACTTTGTGCAACTGTAGAAGGCTCCAGAAGGTGAGGTGAGAGAGGTGCGGGCGGCCCCAGGCCCCGTTCTCCCCCAGGTTCTCCTCCAGTCGCACCCAGCGCGCCGCCTCCATCCATCTCAGTTCCTGGTTCTTTTCATCCATCACCAGCTCCTGTAGCTCCACATAGACCTGTGGCCCCATGTGCCTGAGTTAGTCCGTCAGGCATAGTCCAGGGCATAGTGGGTGCTCAGCCGCTCTCGAGAGAGGCTTGTGCTTGTGAGGCTTGGATCCCTGCGCTCAAGGGTCCGTAGATATGGCTTACACCATTCCCCTATCTCCCAACTTTCTGGCCAGGCTCTCACCCCATTTCAGAAGGCATTTGGAGAACCCTGACCCAAAGGGATGCTGGAGACGCCACTGGGGAGGGAAAGGAGTGGGAAGCGGAGGCCTGGCAGGCTGAGGCTAAAGGGGACTTTGGAGTCATTGGGTCAGTCTCCAGCCTCTAAGATTGTTCGTGGTTGTGCCTCAACATGTCCTTGGGGCCAGGTGGTTGCTCCAAGGGCCATAGCTGAGGGCCGGCCCAAATTCCTAACCAGCTAGACAATTGGGTGCTCAGTGGAGACCTGAGGGGCCTGGGCAGAGGAGAGCAAGTCTTTAATTCCGTGCTTCCCCAGTGAGGCCTGACAGCCCAGTCAGGGCCTGAGGGCCTGGGGACTCAGCCCTTGTCAATCAGGTTATCCCAGCCCAGGGTGCTCCTGGAAGGGGGCCCAGGCCTCCCTGTCAGTGGGGCATCCCTCCCACCTATTTCCTGGGACCATCACTCCTCTATTGGCTGCAGGGTCTCCCCTAGTCTGAAGCTGCCTCTATCCCCTTGCTCCTCTCTTCCCGGGTCAAATGGTGGACCCCAAAGGCAGCATGGGAGAGAACGGGGGAGGCTGGGGTCCTCACCTCGTGGGTACCCGGGCGCGATGTGGTGTGGTAGTCTGTGGCTGTCGCCTCGGTGTCGTGAGCTGAAAACCGGAGGTCGGTTAGTATCGACCTGCCCGTCCCCCACCTGAGGCTCTTCACGATCCACCATGAGCCTCAGAGACCCAGGCATGGGCGGATGCCCCCTCCTTCCCAATGCCCCTGGGCTGGGCCTCTGGTGCCCCATCCCACACTGGCCACTCAGCAGAATGGGGCTCCCCACACCTGTGCTGGGCCTAGCCTTAGGGTCCCCATCTGAGCCTTGTCGAGGACCCCTGGGACTCAGCCAGGAAGGCCTAGCCCCTCCACAGTGATGAAGTGAAGGGACCTTTCCAAGGTGACTGCAGAGCCCTGAGTGGCAATTTTCAGGATCCTCCTAGgacctcctccctccccttccacctctgaGGCCAGTCTCTTTTCCCACCTGCCTCAGTGAGCCCATCAGCATCAGTGCAGTGTCTCACTGAGCTCAGGCACCAGGGTGGGTCAGCCCCTTATATTCCcgcccctcccacccccagccctcatTTCCCAGAGGGGCCTCTTAACTTTAATCCCAATCTCCAGCACTTAAGTCCTGTTGACAGTAAACAGGCCCTGCTTGGGTCTCCCCACCTAAAACCTTGGACAGACCAGGGAAGGCAGGGTGGTTCCTGGTGTCTTTCCACCCAGGACGGTCCCCACAAGACCCTCATTTCTCAGGACCTCTTTCCCCAAGAACAAGCCCAGTTTCTTGCCTGGAATCTGGCATTGGATGGGCACAGATGGCATGTGGGCTCACGCCCTTGTCCTAAACGGGCTGCCCGCCCTTCTCACATTGCAGGAGCACTGGATGGGTGACTGCCCCTGCTCTCCCAGTCACCTCCTGTGATCATTTCAAACAAAACTCTGTTTATCCTTCAATCAGCCAGAATTGAGGGGAGAATGGCCCATGGGGCTTGGAAGGAGGACTGTGGAGAAGGGGAGAGGACAAGTGCCCCTCCTGTCCCTGTCTAGGGCTCccagcagagggagagagaggggctTACCTGCTGGTTCCTCCAGCTGGGGCTTGAGGACGCCTGGGTCTTCATATTCCTCCAGCTCCAGATTCTCCTCCAACACGTCTTCATAATCATCCTGTGGGAAGTGGCTATTGAGGCTGGGCTGTGAGGGGCTCTTCCACCCCCAACGAAAATAGGAGTCTAGGGCCGGGGTCCCCAGAGCCTCCAGGTGGGAGCGCTGCTGATGCCAGGGAACACCCACCTGCAGCTCCTCCATGGCGTGGTCCTGAGTGTCCAGTTGTCCACAGTGATCCGAGCCCCCAGCATAACCCGCACCGCGGGTCCCTGCAGCAGAGGGCACAGGCTGAGTGGGGCACAGGGCATCCCAGGATCTCCTGGTCTTCCTCCAGAGGAGGCCACATGTTGGTGGAGGGGATCCACGTGTTGGAGGTGGTAGGGTCAGAGGAAGGAAGTGTGGACAagctggatttacaggtgtgagggTAGGTGAGCAGGGGCCAGGAGAGAGGGGCAGTGCAGGGAAGAGGTAAGTCTGGCTGGCACCAGTGAACGATGTTTGGGGAAGATGGGCAGGTGACCCTCAGGTCCATCTCCCTCCTTCATTCTCTAGTCTTCACGTGGCTTCTTTTCTTACCCATCCCTGGGACTCAGCCAATGCCAGGGGACATGCCGGTCCCTTCTTCAGGGGGCTTAGCTCCCCTGAGGGGCTCTAAACACATGCTCTTCTCTCAGAAATAGCTGCTGCTCACTGGGCATGGGCTGCAGCATCCTTGGGAGTGGTCCGCAGGTCTGGACGATGTGGTCCTGCTTCTTTCCCTGACCCTATCTTGCACTCcgtctctcttgctctctccccACCTAGCCTATTGGCCTCCTGTGGTTCCTAGAACTCACTAAGCCCTTTCCTgtcccagggcctttgcacatccAGCTGTCCATATCCCGGACACCCTCCCCACAACACTTCAGCCCTTCTCAcatctcagctcaaatgtctcCTCTTCAGAGGCCCTCCCTGACCACCACCTTGACCCAatctgtcactctgtcacctttttttttttttttttgagacagagtctcgctctgttgctcaggctggaatgcactggcgtgatcttggctcactgcaagctctgcctcctgggttcatgcctttctcctgcctcagcctcccaagtagctggggctacaggcacccgccaccatgcccggttaatttttttgtatttttagtagagatggggtttcaccatgttagccaggatggtcttgatctcctgacctcgtgatcagcccgcctcggcctcccaaagtgctgggattacaggtgtgagccacggcgtcTGGCCCCCAATCTGTCATCTTctggtttcttttccttccttccttccttccttccttccttccttccttccttccttccttccttccttccttctttccttccttccttccttccttccttccttccttccttccttccttccttccttccttccttccttccttccttccttctttccttcctccctccctccctccctccttcctttctctctgtctctctctcttttcttttttgagacagagtctcactgtcacccaggcttagagtgcagtgctatgatcatagttcactgcaaccttaaactcctgggcccaggggATCCTCCTGActccacctcccgagtaactggaattataggcatgccacagtgcccagctaattaaaaaaaaaattgtgtgtaaaacagggtctcactatctcAGTCTGGGCTGctgatttctttcctcttttttatttttttgagagcgGGTCTccccctgttacccaggctggaattcagtggcatgattatagctcacagcagcctcaaactcctggacttaagtgatcctcccacctcagtcaccagagtagctgggaccacaggcacacaccaccatcctgactaatttttaaatggtttattggttgggcgtggtgggtcacacctgtaatcctaacattttgggaggctgaggtgggcagattgcttgagctcaggagtctgagaccaattgggcaacatagtgaaaccacgtgtctacaaatatacaaaaattagctgagtgtggtgatgcatacctgtactcccagctacttgagaggctgaggtgggaggattgcctaagcctgggaggcagaggttgcagtgagccgagatggcactactgcactccagcctagatgacagagtgagagtctctcagaagaaaaacaaaacaaaacaaaacaaaacaaaaaaaccaatgcATGGTTTCTTGATTGATTTGTGTTCATAGTGTCTGACAATGCTTTTGGAAGGGAAGCCACCTGAGTGCAAAGACCCTGTATGTCTCAATCCCTACAAAATTCCCTGCTCCTAGCAGAGTGGCtgtcacatagtaggtgctcaataaacatttatcgAATGCCCGTAAGAATGGCTCCCCATTGCAGGGTTGGGGCTCTGGGACTGGGGAGCCAGGATGACTAGGTCCCAGGCAAGAGGCCTCCGAGCTcggggtctcagttttctcagttgTGTCCCTAGCAGAGAGAAAGGTGTGCCCTCCCCAGGAATGTGAGGGCAGGTCCAAGGGGAAGACAGGGGGCACCTAAGGTGGCCCCAGACTGGGTGTGGAGGGGACTCCTTTCCCCCCTCACCCACTACAGCACAAGGCATTGTGGTGACAGGGAATTGGGTCAGTTCAACAAAGTTTCCCAGTCCGTGCCTGGCATTGTGCTGAGCactgggggctggtgggagggagTGCTGAGCactgggggctggtgggagggagTGCTGAGCactgggggctggtgggagggagTGCTGAGCactgggggctggtgggagggagTGCTGAGCactgggggctggtgggagggagTGCTGAGCactgggggctggtgggagggagTGCTGAGCactgggggctggtgggagggagTGCTGA encodes:
- the SLC4A1 gene encoding band 3 anion transport protein isoform X1, translating into MEELQDDYEDVLEENLELEEYEDPGVLKPQLEEPAAHDTEATATDYHTTSRPGTHEVYVELQELVMDEKNQELRWMEAARWVRLEENLGENGAWGRPHLSHLTFWSLLQLHKVFTKGTVLLDLQETSLAGVANQLLDRFIFEDQIRPQDREELLRVLLLKHSHAGELEALGGVKPAVLTRSGEPLLSQHSSLETQLFCEQGDGGTEGHSPSGILEKIPPDSEATLVLVGRAAFLEQPVLGFVRLQEAAELEAVEQPVPVRFLFVLLGPDDLHMDCTQLGRAAATLMSERVFRIHAYMAQSREELLRSLKGFLDCSLVLPPTDAPSEQALLSLVPVQRELLRRRYQPSPAKPDSSFYKGLGTCPSQPRLFVPPPTPRHLSLLLLTMLLSSTTDLNGGLGGPGGPDDPLQQTGQLFGGLVRDIRRRYPYYLSDITDAFSPQVLAAVIFIYFAALSPAITFGGLLGEKTGNQMGVSELLISTAVQGILFALLGAQPLLVVGFSGPLLVFEEAFFSFCESNGLEYIVGRVWIGFWLILLVVLVVAFEGSFLVRFISRYTQEIFSFLISLIFIYETFSKLIKIFQDHPLQKTYDHNVLMVPKPQGPLPNTALLSLVLMAGTFFFAVMLRKFKNSSYFPGKLRRVIGDFGVPISILIMVLVDFFIEETYTQKLSVPDGFKVSNSSARGWIIHPLGLRSHFPIWMMFASALPALLVFILIFLESQITTLIVSKPERKMVKGSGFHLDLLLVVGMGGVAALFGMPWLSATTVRSVTHANALTVMGKASTPGAAAQIQEVKEQRISGLLVSVLVGLSILMEPILSRIPLAVLFGIFLYMGVTSLSGIQLFDRILLLLKPPKYHPDVPYVKRVKTWRMHLFTGIQIICLAVLWVVKSTPASLALPFVLILTVPLRRVLLPLIFRNLELQCLDADDAKATFDEEEGRDVYDEVAMPV
- the SLC4A1 gene encoding band 3 anion transport protein isoform X3; the encoded protein is MEELQDDYEDVLEENLELEEYEDPGVLKPQLEEPAAHDTEATATDYHTTSRPGTHEVYVELQELVMDEKNQELRWMEAARWVRLEENLGENGAWGRPHLSHLTFWSLLQLHKVFTKGTVLLDLQETSLAGVANQLLDRFIFEDQIRPQDREELLRVLLLKHSHAGELEALGGVKPAVLTRSGEPLLSQHSSLETQLFCEQGDGGTEGHSPSGILEKIPPDSEATLVLVGRAAFLEQPVLGFVRLQEAAELEAVEQPVPVRFLFVLLGPDDLHMDCTQLGRAAATLMSERVFRIHAYMAQSREELLRSLKGFLDCSLVLPPTDAPSEQALLSLVPVQRELLRRRYQPSPAKPDSSFYKGLDLNGGLGGPGGPDDPLQQTGQLFGGLVRDIRRRYPYYLSDITDAFSPQVLAAVIFIYFAALSPAITFGGLLGEKTGNQMGVSELLISTAVQGILFALLGAQPLLVVGFSGPLLVFEEAFFSFCESNGLEYIVGRVWIGFWLILLVVLVVAFEGSFLVRFISRYTQEIFSFLISLIFIYETFSKLIKIFQDHPLQKTYDHNVLMVPKPQGPLPNTALLSLVLMAGTFFFAVMLRKFKNSSYFPGKLRRVIGDFGVPISILIMVLVDFFIEETYTQKLSVPDGFKVSNSSARGWIIHPLGLRSHFPIWMMFASALPALLVFILIFLESQITTLIVSKPERKMVKGSGFHLDLLLVVGMGGVAALFGMPWLSATTVRSVTHANALTVMGKASTPGAAAQIQEVKEQRISGLLVSVLVGLSILMEPILSRIPLAVLFGIFLYMGVTSLSGIQLFDRILLLLKPPKYHPDVPYVKRVKTWRMHLFTGIQIICLAVLWVVKSTPASLALPFVLILTVPLRRVLLPLIFRNLELQCLDADDAKATFDEEEGRDVYDEVAMPV
- the SLC4A1 gene encoding band 3 anion transport protein isoform X2, with product MEELQDDYEDVLEENLELEEYEDPGVLKPQLEEPAAHDTEATATDYHTTSRPGTHEVYVELQELVMDEKNQELRWMEAARWVRLEENLGENGAWGRPHLSHLTFWSLLQLHKVFTKGTVLLDLQETSLAGVANQLLDRFIFEDQIRPQDREELLRVLLLKHRCPCLPGPRFHIQRAHFPSPLAPTRVPCTPCSHAGELEALGGVKPAVLTRSGEPLLSQHSSLETQLFCEQGDGGTEGHSPSGILEKIPPDSEATLVLVGRAAFLEQPVLGFVRLQEAAELEAVEQPVPVRFLFVLLGPDDLHMDCTQLGRAAATLMSERVFRIHAYMAQSREELLRSLKGFLDCSLVLPPTDAPSEQALLSLVPVQRELLRRRYQPSPAKPDSSFYKGLDLNGGLGGPGGPDDPLQQTGQLFGGLVRDIRRRYPYYLSDITDAFSPQVLAAVIFIYFAALSPAITFGGLLGEKTGNQMGVSELLISTAVQGILFALLGAQPLLVVGFSGPLLVFEEAFFSFCESNGLEYIVGRVWIGFWLILLVVLVVAFEGSFLVRFISRYTQEIFSFLISLIFIYETFSKLIKIFQDHPLQKTYDHNVLMVPKPQGPLPNTALLSLVLMAGTFFFAVMLRKFKNSSYFPGKLRRVIGDFGVPISILIMVLVDFFIEETYTQKLSVPDGFKVSNSSARGWIIHPLGLRSHFPIWMMFASALPALLVFILIFLESQITTLIVSKPERKMVKGSGFHLDLLLVVGMGGVAALFGMPWLSATTVRSVTHANALTVMGKASTPGAAAQIQEVKEQRISGLLVSVLVGLSILMEPILSRIPLAVLFGIFLYMGVTSLSGIQLFDRILLLLKPPKYHPDVPYVKRVKTWRMHLFTGIQIICLAVLWVVKSTPASLALPFVLILTVPLRRVLLPLIFRNLELQCLDADDAKATFDEEEGRDVYDEVAMPV